The sequence ATCTGCCTGAGGAGCTCGTAGAGGGCCTTGTAGCTGTGGCCGGTGACGAGTATTCCGTGACCCTCGGCGGTTCCGGTGGGCACTTCGACCGGCTCTGGCCTGCCGAAGGTCTCGACGTAGGCCTTATCGAGGAGCTCCATGGCCTCAAGGTGAACCCTTCCGTTTTCGAGTATGAGCTCAAGGAAGCGGTTCTTGTCAAAGTTAACGTTGGTCAGAGTCGAGTAGAGGGCCTCGGCCAGAAAGTGCCCTATTTTTGGGTCGTCGTAGCCAACCTCAAGGGCGTGATAGTAGTAAGCTGCCGTTCCCTTTATTCCGTAGAGGAGGGCCTCCTGAAGGGAGTTGAGGTCCGGATCCTTTCCGCACACTCCCCTTATCGTGCATCCTCCCTCCAGGCTCATCGAGCACTGGTTGCAGAGCATTCCGTACCTCTCCGGGGTTCTTATCGCCATTTCCCACACCCCCAATTCATGACAGGTGTCATATGCGGTTGTTTATTGGAAAAATCTTCATAAAAGCGTTGCGGTTTCTTAACTTAAAGAAGGGTTATGACTTATGTCATAACAAATCCCAAAAAGCTTAAATATTCCGCCTGTCATGGTTACCACCATGAAGGTCAGCGCTTTCGAAGTTGCCTCACGCTATGTTTATCCCTCACTCAGGCGGAGACTTGTAGAACACCTCCGCGAGAAAGGCCTGAAGCAGACCGAGATAGCGAGGCTCCTCCACATTACCCAGTCTGCCGTTTCCCGCTACCTCAACATGGATAGGGGGGCCTTAATAGACATCTCTCAGTTTCCAGACATTGACGCTGAGCTCCGCTCGTTTGCCGAAGAGATTATTGAGAAAAAGCCCGGGGAGTACGAGATACACAGGAGGCTCGTGGAGATCTCAGTAAAAATGTTGGGAAAGGGCTATGTCTGCTCATTCCATGCAAAAATTGACCCTGAAATAAATCCCTCAGAATGCAACGTGTGCCTTGACCTCTTTGGGTGATTTCTCTTTTCCCTCACGCTTTTTAGTCTCCCCCAATGTAGTCGAGCGTCTCCTCAACGAAGTCCTCAAAGGCCTCTTCATCAATTTCCTCAATCCTGAGCTCGAACTTTCTGCCGAGGCTCCACCTCACTGCGAGGGGCCCTTTATCGGTCTCCGCGATTATCAGGCCGAATGGCATATCCCCCGCCCAGTGGTGTTTGGCGAACGTCACTTTGAAGCCTCTCTTAGCGAGCTCTTCCATTATAATCTCGTAGGTCTGGAGGGGACCCTTGTCCGTTTTCGCGAACCCGATGAGTGGCATTTCTCTTCGCCCTCCACAGTCCCAAGAGGGGTTTGAATCCAAAACTTAAAAGGTTTTGGTTTTGAAAAGAGCGTAATGAAAGACGGCCTAAACCGGCTGTTCTCGTTTACGGGCAGTGGTGCCCCCCGCAGGATCCATAGAAAGGTCCCGATACTCATATCACTGTTTGGAGCACTTCTCGAACACGTAGAAGTACCTCTCAAGGCTCTTGTGCACGCGCTGGTAGTAGCGCCCTAGCATCCTGAACCCAACTTTCTCAGCCTCGCTCTTTCCGTCGAAGCTCGTCGGGAAGGCTATTGCCAGCCTGCCGCCGTCTTCGAGGACGTTGTAGATGCTCCTCAGCACCCCCCGGTACAGTTCGTCCCTTTTCCTTCCCGCGAGTGTCGCGGCGGTTCCGTAGGGCGGGTCGGTTGCTACCGCCTCGAACTTCTTGCCCGAGAACAGCTCCTCAAGCCTCGTCGCGTCCCCGAGCCTGAGCTCATAGTCCTTCACGCCGTAGTGCCTGAGGTTCACCTCAGCCCCTTCCACCATCTCAGGCTTTATGTCCACGCCGTAGACCTTAAGCCCCAGCAGGCCCGCTTCAATCAGTATCCCGCCGGCGCCCATCAGGGGGTCGAGGATTTCCCGCGTTGCCTTCGTGAGGTTCACCAGCGCCCTTGAAACGCGCGGGTGGAGCGAAATCGGCCTGAAGAACGGCCTGTTGTGGGCCTTTCTCCTCTCAAAGTCCTTTGGGTCGAAGAAGCGGTATCTTATTCCAGCGTAGACTTTCTCACCGCAGTAAACCCTTACGAGCGTATCGGGCTTCGAGAGGTTCACCCTGAAACCTTGCGAGTGAATAACCGCGCCGAGCTTCCGGGGAAGGTCACGGACGTTGTGCCTGCAGTTGGCCATCGTCTCGGTATCGACCTTAAACGTCCCGTTTATCGACCACTCAACTTCTTTAGCCTTCTGGAGGAGCTCTTCAATGGAATCGGCCTCGACTATCAGCTCCCCGTACTCGTGGGCGAGGCCGAGACGGTCGAGGTAAGGAAAGGCCTTCTCATCGGCTTTAACTTTCAGGAAGAGGTAGTCCTGGCCGACTATCCCTCCCCCCGCCAGCTCCAGCATGGCCTTTACCTCGTCCCTCGCCATCTCTGGAAGGTTTCCGAGTATCTCCACGTAGAGCATGGTTTTGGGTTGTGACCTCCCGTTAAAAGAGTTTGCCTTCACAGCATGGGTTCACGGCAGAAACAACTTTTCAAATCGCCTGCCTAAGGGCAGTGCCACTAATTCGGCTTTTCTAATAACTTTCTATGACCAGAACAGCGCTCCGATAGACTTAATAGTGATAAGACGGAAATTTTAACCGGTGATTCCACATGAAGAGGGCTCTCGTTACTCTCACACCGTCTGAGAGCAAGCGTCTGATTGCCAAAGCCGTTGTGGCGATGCCCGAAGTCCAGCACGCGCTCAGGCGCGGCTTCGTTTACATAGCGACGGGCACGACAGCGGCCTACGTTGCTGAGGAGATACTCGGAGAGAAAATCGAAAAGGAGAAGTGGACGGTCGGAACTATAAGCAAGGGGAGAACCTGCGTAACCGCGAAGAAGACGTGGCCAAAGCACCTCGTCCTCTACAAGGGTAAGCCCTTCGAGGGCGAGCCCGTTGAGGCGCTCAGGGAAATGGGGCCGGAGGACGTCTTCATCAAGGGCGCAAACGCGATTGACATCAACTGGAACGTTGCGGTCTTTGCCGCTGCCCCCGACGGCGGGACGATCGGCAGGACTTTCGGCTGGACGATAACCAAGGGCGTCTTCACGATAACGCCCATAAGCCTTGAGAAGTTCGTGCCGACCCCCGTTGAGGAGAGCGCCAAGCTCACGGGAATTTACTCATTCGACTGGGGAACCGGCCTCTACGCGGCCATCGTGCCAATCCCGCATGCCCACCCCGTGACGGAGGTCGAAGCCTACAGGATACTGGCGGGTGTCGAGGCGATACCGATAGCCGCTGGAGGAGCCGGTGGTGCGGAGGGCAGCGTGACGCTCGTCCTTGAAGGCGAGGACGAGGACATGGAGAAGGCCAGGGAGATAACAAAAGCAGTCAAAGGTGAGCCCCCGCTGAAGCCGTACACCGAGGACTGCTCCATCTGCCCGTTCGCGAAGATATGCGGCGTCGGAAGTGGGGCGTTTTGAATTTCATTTTTAGATTTGGCCACCCTAACGGTGGGGGAGTTTTCCTGCATTCAGTGTCTCTTTGGTGATGAAGACTTTGACAGCGAGGTTGATGCCGTCAGGATAGGCATGGAGCAGGAGAAGCTCACCCGGGAGTTCTACGAGAAAGTAGCTAAGGAAGCGAAGCACGAGTCCGTTAGGAGGATCTTCGAGGAGCTAGCAAAGATAGAGAAGGCCTAGTACGACTCGGTGATGAAGACGGGGATATGGATGGACT is a genomic window of Thermococcus guaymasensis DSM 11113 containing:
- a CDS encoding transcriptional regulator, with protein sequence MKVSAFEVASRYVYPSLRRRLVEHLREKGLKQTEIARLLHITQSAVSRYLNMDRGALIDISQFPDIDAELRSFAEEIIEKKPGEYEIHRRLVEISVKMLGKGYVCSFHAKIDPEINPSECNVCLDLFG
- a CDS encoding TIGR01177 family methyltransferase, encoding MLYVEILGNLPEMARDEVKAMLELAGGGIVGQDYLFLKVKADEKAFPYLDRLGLAHEYGELIVEADSIEELLQKAKEVEWSINGTFKVDTETMANCRHNVRDLPRKLGAVIHSQGFRVNLSKPDTLVRVYCGEKVYAGIRYRFFDPKDFERRKAHNRPFFRPISLHPRVSRALVNLTKATREILDPLMGAGGILIEAGLLGLKVYGVDIKPEMVEGAEVNLRHYGVKDYELRLGDATRLEELFSGKKFEAVATDPPYGTAATLAGRKRDELYRGVLRSIYNVLEDGGRLAIAFPTSFDGKSEAEKVGFRMLGRYYQRVHKSLERYFYVFEKCSKQ